CGCCTCCAAGAGTCCCTAATtgccaaaatcaaaacaaagatgcCGAGTAACAATCACAGGACCCGATGGGTTATTTTTTAACTGTTTCCTTGTACTTGACTATATAGTTAAGAAGTATTTCCCAGCAGGTGGCTGCGCCTGGCAGAAGGGCAGCCTGGCAGATATTCTCTGTCAATAAACCTTTGCTTGACTCAGAGCTGTCTCTCTCGTGGACATTTGTGCCAGCTACCCTAATAGAGGCCTCTTGAAAAGGGCACTAGTCCCATTCATGAGGTCCCTGTCCTGATGACTTAATCACCTCCTAACACCCCCCCTTGGGGGctagaatttcaacatataacTGTAGGGGATCATATGTGTTCTCCAAAGGtctgtgtgttaaaggcttggtccccagggtgtaCTGTTCCTAGCTGGTGGAATCTTTAGGTGATAGGGTAGTATTAGGGGCATGGTCTTGAATAGGATTATGTCCAGggcctttttctcttttgcttcctggctcatgTGGTGAGCTATTTGCTCTACTGTATGCTCCCTGTCATTGGCATCCAACACCCTAACCAGAGCCCCCAAAACAATGGATCTGCCTGATCTTATCCCACAACCTCCAAAAACATACACCAAAATAAACTTGCAGAGCCCAACTGTATCAATctgtttttcattactataacaaaatgacAGAGGCAAGCTAACTTCATAATGGAAAAAAGGGCTTATTTTCAGTTCTAGAGGTTCAAGGACATGATGCCTGCATTAATGTGCCTCTGATACAAACCTCATGGCTAATGATGTCTAATGGCATCAGCATGTCAGGAAGGAACAAGTCTTGTCATCAAAAAGAAGCTAGAGAGGTTAGAGTCCTACAATCCCTACTAAGTCCTTCTCACTAAgctccatcttttttcttttttgtagtgctgaagatcaaactcagggccccATGCATACCAGGAaattgctgtaccactgagccacatccccagtcctaactCCATCCTTtgaaggtcccaccacctctcaCATTGCCTCCCtagggaccaagcttccaacacatgaactcttGGGGGACAAATTCAAATCTTATCCAAACCATGGTAACATGTGTGGCTGATGTGGACCCTCCATCATATTCCCCCAAATAGAACCCAGTTCTCCTGACAGCCTCCCTCAGCAAAACAGGCCTAATTTtatttccctccccaccccccgcaGCTGTGAAAACGCCAATCTCTGTGCTCTAACTTGGCTCAATCCTGTCTCCCAAACGTCCTGGACTAGAGCTGCTAGGTTTGGTCATAGCTTTGGACAATAAGACCCTAACCATGGCCTCATGGGCGCATACCCACACCCCAATCCTGGCAAGACAGAAGGAATTTCTATTCCAGCCAAGTGGGAATAGCAGGAAGAAACATGTCCAGCTCCTCTGATGGGTGAGCTTAGAATAAGGAATCAGCAGACCCAGCCCAGCCCTCTTCTCTCAGTCCTGGCCCTGCCTGCCAGGCAGGTGATGAGCCCCCAGTCCGGGGCTTAGCCACACACCCTCAGACCCGGTTCAGAGGGGTTCAGAAGTAACACTCATCTCATGGGCAAGCAAATGCTCGGGCTCTTACCACCTGCGTCCTTCAAGTGGTTCTGACTCAAAAGACAGGAAAAGAGTTGTTACTTACTGAAACCCTAACACCTGAGCCACCTGTGAGGCCCTGCTGCCCTTCCCCCATTGCTCTCCAACCTGGCTTTCTCCTCCCTGCTCACTCTGCCCAGACCTTCTTCCCATTACTGGAAAATGCCAAGTTTTTTCCCACCTCAGGATCTTTTTTCCCCAGCTTTCCCTGCAGCTGGTTTACCACTTAGATCTCTGCCAAGAGGCTCAACCCTGCCCTCTCTACCAAGCACCCATGCCTCCATCACATAACCTTGGTTAATTGTCTCGGAGGCTCCAAAATTATTCCATGAACCTGTTCACACCCCGCCTTCTCCTCTTGGAGCTGTATAAGAACTTTTGTTTTGCTCACTGCTGCAGCCCCAGTACCAAGAATGTTGCCTGCCAAAACAGGAAGTGCTTAAGGAATGAATAAACTGAAtgctttcttgaaaaaaaattcattatttttctttaatagcaaaataatatCTGCTGTGGAAAACTTGGAAAAggtagaaaatacagaaaatacaaCTGAGAACCTTCATGAACATTTTGATTATGAATGGCAAGCCTCATTTGCCCTTGATCTCTGTGCctcttgtgtgtgtgtagatatagAAATGGTGCACAGGCATGTGGGTACACATGTATAGTCTTTCCAGGCATCATTGGGGGAACTTGGCCCCTCAGGTCCTTCTAGCTCTTAATTCCACCCATCTGGTTAGAGGACAACTCTGAGGATGACCTGGAGAATGACCTTCATCAAGGGCTTCGGAGGGCGGGGGCTGTCAGAGTAAGGCTATGCAACATAATCCTGAGGTAGCTCGGATCTCTATTTGTAGACTTGAGAACTGGGCCCCCAGAGGCAGGCTGCTGAGGCTGAGGCCACACAGCTGGCCAACAATTCCCACTGTCTGGAGGCCCAAGGCCTtcactgtctcctcctgtcaCCTTCAGTTCCCTTAAGCCCCATAAGCTACCCTCTTCAATTTGCTGCTCAGAGGGTCTTTCATCAAGGGCTTTCATCAACTGTGAAAGCTGGGACGGTGGCACAGTTACATCCACCAGTCCATGGACTCTTTGGGGCAGGCCCTAACAATGACCATACAGTGGGGCAGCCCCTTACACAGGatcctctcagcctcctgaccctcccagcccagcccctgcaGCTCAAGCACTCTGAGTTTGGGCatggtgaggcaggaggaaacaATTTCAGCTGGAGTGGGCATTTCTGGGGTGATGAGGGGGCCCTGTAAGCACAGACTCTCCAGGGCTGGCATTCCTTCCAGGACAGCCAGGCCAGGAGCAGAGAGGCCCCCAACGGTCAGCCGGATCTTGCGCACACCTCGGAGGTGGCGGCTGATGGCCAGCAGGGTGCTGTCCGCTGAGAGGGTGCAACCTAGCATTTCGAACCTCTGCAGGTAGCTGAGCTCCTGCAGGCTGGTATCCAGCCCCGTCTGGGTCACACGGTAGGTGCCACCTAGCACCAGCGAGCGCAGGGCCCGGAAACGTGTCAGGCCCTGCAGGTGCTCGTCACGGAAGGCAGGGACACGGTCCAGCACAATGCATTCGAGCAGGGGCAGCACGGTGGGGTCCTGCTCCTTAAGGAGCCAGGCCATGGAGATCTCACAGCTGTGCAGCTCCAGGGTCCTCAGGGTGCAGGGCAGGCTGGTGATGGGTACCATGCTCAGGTCAGCCACGTGCAGGCAGAGGCGCTTCAGGTTGGGGCACTTCTGGCCCAGGGCTTTCAACAGGGCAGGGGACAACTGGGGGGCCTGAGAGCCGGAGAAGAGGTAGCCACCCATCCGCAGGGAATGGAGCCGAGATGCCATGTATCGGCGAAGGAGGTGCCACATGACTTTAGGCCGCATCTGTAAGAGCCAGAGGTTGGGGTGACTGGGTGAGAGGTACAGGCTTCCCAAGGCCCCTGACTACTTGTGGCAGGGGTTTGGGTGTTTCCCTGGGTTTCTGCCCTTCCACATCAGCCTCCTCTCCAGGAACAGCAGGAGGGTCTGACTTCACCATTCTGACTACTAAAGtccagcgtgtgtgtgtgtgtgtgtgtgtgtgtgtgtgtgtgtgtgtgtgtgtgtgtgtgtgtgtgtgtcggggttGGGTCCAAATAGATCAGAACAGATGGAGCAGGGAAACAAAATGAACCACCTCTCTATAAGCCTTTCTTCATAACCACCTCTGGGAGAGAGAAACCACGGagaataaagctgaaaaaaaagattaaaaacagtcACAGCCTAACAATCAGAGCTGCCTGACCCTGGGAAATTAACAGAACACAAGCAGAGCCAGGTGGGGTAGTATTCCCCTTATCCTAACtccttgggagggtgaggcaagaggatctcaagttcaaggccagcctgagaaactcagtgaaaccctgtcttaaaaaaaggtctgggggtatATGTAACTCAagtatagagtgcttgcccagtaaGTGCGAGGTCCTAGGTTTATTCCCAGTACAGcggaaagaaataaaacaaaatacaattgaAAACCCAGTTCACTTCATTGTATGTACATATTACCTTAAAAAGAAATTGACttcagtgtagctcagtggtagagcaactcatctggcaagcatgaggccctggattcaattcctagcattATgcagatttataaaaaaaaggaaacgtATAGCATATAATCTATCTATGGTTCTGGGTATtggatccagggccttgtgcatgctaagcacatgctctaccagcTTCATACCCAGTCTACTGGGTATAAATTTTGTTGACTACTTTTGACACAGGAATCAAATCTTTGTGGCtaaaattatggaaccagcccagatgctccatcaatagatgaatggattaagaaaatgtggtatatacacacaatggagttgtacgcagccataaagaatgaaattttgacatttaccagtggatggaactggagaacaccatgctcagtgaaataagctagactcagaaaatcaagagtgGAATGTTCtcttatatgcagaagctaaagcaaaataaggggggaaaTGGGGTGGATTGGATATCAGTGGtgatacagggaagatcagtggaatagaggagattgagagagagagggaggacatacgggaaaagggaggaaatgtggaatgaatctaacaacTCATGCCATGTGCAAGTAAAAATACACCATAaaaaattccacctttatgtatatgtcaaaatcaccaatcaaaaataaataaatagggcctggagttgtagctcagtggtagagtgcttgcctcacacacatgaggcactggattcaatcctcagcgacaggtaaaaataaataaataaagatattgtgtccatctacaactaaaaaaaatatttttaaaataaataaataaccaggtGCAGTGCcttgtgcctataatcccaggggcaagggaggctgagacaggaggactgcaagttcaaaggcagcctcagcaagtaGCAAGGCCattagcaactcagcgagacctgtctctaataaaatataaaaaggattgaggatgtggctcagtggttgagcacccctgggtataATCCCCTGTACcggaaagaaataaataaaaaataaataagtaaatggaagATTTGTAGGGCAGAGgaagaatgggggagggaggaaagataGGAAGGTGATGGGCACCACGGACTGAAATGGAATGAAACAAAATCCGTacatgcatgatttttttttagttgtagatagacacaaaagcgttatttatttttatgtagttctgaggatcgaacccagtgcttcatacgtgctaggcaagcgctctaccactgaaccataaccccagccccatgcatGCATGATTTTGTCCAAAGAACCTGattactatgtataactataatgctctaaaaattacagcaacttagcaagagcctgtctcaaaagatttggggatgtggctcagtggaaaagcgcCTCAGGCtaaagccccagtaccaaaaccaaaaccaaccaaacaaaaaaacccaaaattctTGGCCAAATTTAGACCAGCAAGTCGGGTCCCTGGAAACTAACTCGTTAGAAATACTGGCTACTAACCAGAACCTCACAAGGGTAGTAGCAATGGTTAGCAAAATTTGAAATGGGCAAAAAGCCAATGgacaaagttaattttttataactttattatttatttttattgtttatgtggtgctgaggattgaacccagtgcttcatacatgcaaggaaagcactctatcactgagccacaaccccaaccctgacaaagttaatttttatttaaaagatgataTTTAAGAAAACTCTTTAAGTTTCACAACATCAAGTGTGAGTCAGGATGCTGAGAGGCAGCTTTTCTCATGATCTGCTGTGGAAACTTCTTTGGGAAGCAATATGGTAGttttttcagaaatacagaatgCAGGAAACCACTAACACCTGCTTTGTTTTGAAAGAACACAGTTGACGCTCTGTAACCATGGGTTCTACATCAGTGGATCGAATCAATTGTAAGTTAGAATATGCTGGGGGAAGaaaagctacatctccagccctttttatattttgagacagggcctcactaagttgctgacactgtccttgaactttcaatcctcctacgtcagcctcctgagctgctgagattacaggcatgagccactgtgcccagctcctatggaaatttttttgaaatatatttttttagttgatctttatttacttatttttatgtggtgctgaggattgaacccagtgccacacacgtgtgaggcaagcgctctaccactgagctataaccccagccctcctatgcaatttaaatcatctctgaaTGACTTATTATAACTATAGAATGTGAATGCTAGAAATtaattgttatactgtattgtttataGAGAATGATGACAAAAAAACTAGactgtacatttttttattttttttttaaagagagagagacagagagagaaagagagagagagaattttaatatttattttttagttatcggcggtcacaacatctttgtttgtatgtggtgctgaggatcaaacccgggcggcaagcatgccaggcaagcgcgctaccgcttgagccacatccccagcccaagactgtACATTTTCAATGCCTCCAAATTTAAtacccggtaccaaaaaaagaaaaaagaaaaagaaataaaatctacagGAGGATGTGCATTGATTCTATGCAAATGctacaccattaaaaaaaatgttttgcagttataaatggacagcatgcctttattttgtttattttttatggggtgctaaggatcaaacccagtgcctcatacatgctaggcaagctctgccactgagctacagccccagccccatacaccatttttttaaaaaagggacttgagcatctaaGGAATTTGGAATCTGAGGGGATCCTAGAACCAATCCCTAGCAGATAGTATGGAACAACTGTCTATGTGTTTGTGTTCCTAGGATACAAAAGCAAACAGGAACctggagcagtggcacatgctttttatctcagaagctcaggagg
This is a stretch of genomic DNA from Ictidomys tridecemlineatus isolate mIctTri1 chromosome 2, mIctTri1.hap1, whole genome shotgun sequence. It encodes these proteins:
- the Fbxl12 gene encoding F-box/LRR-repeat protein 12 isoform X1; this translates as MVTLTDLPDSVLLEIFSYLPVRDRIRISRVCHRWKRLVDDRWLWRHVDLTLYTMRPKVMWHLLRRYMASRLHSLRMGGYLFSGSQAPQLSPALLKALGQKCPNLKRLCLHVADLSMVPITSLPCTLRTLELHSCEISMAWLLKEQDPTVLPLLECIVLDRVPAFRDEHLQGLTRFRALRSLVLGGTYRVTQTGLDTSLQELSYLQRFEMLGCTLSADSTLLAISRHLRGVRKIRLTVGGLSAPGLAVLEGMPALESLCLQGPLITPEMPTPAEIVSSCLTMPKLRVLELQGLGWEGQEAERILCKGLPHCMVIVRACPKESMDWWM
- the Fbxl12 gene encoding F-box/LRR-repeat protein 12 isoform X2, which encodes MRPKVMWHLLRRYMASRLHSLRMGGYLFSGSQAPQLSPALLKALGQKCPNLKRLCLHVADLSMVPITSLPCTLRTLELHSCEISMAWLLKEQDPTVLPLLECIVLDRVPAFRDEHLQGLTRFRALRSLVLGGTYRVTQTGLDTSLQELSYLQRFEMLGCTLSADSTLLAISRHLRGVRKIRLTVGGLSAPGLAVLEGMPALESLCLQGPLITPEMPTPAEIVSSCLTMPKLRVLELQGLGWEGQEAERILCKGLPHCMVIVRACPKESMDWWM